Genomic window (Grus americana isolate bGruAme1 chromosome 10, bGruAme1.mat, whole genome shotgun sequence):
TGGACGCTGGGTCTGGGGTCCTTCCCCACCATGCGAGCCTCCTCGGTGGGGGTCAGTTTGCACTCGGAGCTGGTGCTCTCCTTCCCGTCCTCCTTGGACGTGGCTTCTTTGCTTCgattcctttcttccttcaacTTTCGGTCCCTCTCCTCTTTCCACCGCTCGTCCTCCGTCTTGATGTCCGAGTACTTTGCCGGGTACACGTAGGTCCACATCCGGGGCTCGGCTTCCTGCAAGAACCGGCCAACCATCAGACCAGCTGCctacccccagccctgcctgtcccaaAACCAGGATGGATTTGGAGGAGACCAGCGACCCCCCCACTCCACTTCCCTGGGCCCTCCTGGCCCGCCCGTGgcctcccagccccaagggAACAGCGAAGCCGTGGCAAGAGGCTTCCTCCAGGAGAAAGCCCACGGCCGGGCCGGCAGGCCAGGCTGAGCGAGCAGCGGGCAGACGTTACCTGTCTGTACCAGAGCACGGGGTCCACCTCCGCTTGCCGGCCACACTCGGAGCCAGCCTTCGTCTCGGTGGTCTCCTTCCCAAGGTGGCTGGCCTCGCTCATTTTCACCTTGAGCCCCTCGGCGACCTGGCTGCCGGACAGCTTGGACGAGTCCTCCAGCTTGGGGATGATGACGGATTTGGCCATGTCAGGACCTCCCTGCTCCTTGGCCTTGCTCAGCCCCGACTTGACGAGGTCCGTGAGGCTCGGAGCCTTGGTGAGTGTCGGGGGCATGGGCGGCTTTTGCTTCCACTCCTCTTTGAGCGctgcctccctctccttcaAGCCCAGCTCCGCTTTCTTCTCCAGccctcgctgctgctgctgctccaggctctgccgctgcttctgctgctcctcGTACTGCTGGCGGTAGGCAGGATTGGTGCTCAGCAGGTGAGCGTGGTAGCCCTGCTCGTTGTAGCCGTAGGGGGGCACGTAGGCGTACTGGTTGTAGTAGAGGGACTGCATGTACATGTTGGGACGCTGCTGGATGACCGagggctgctggctggagccGCCAAGCTCTGTCTTCTTCTCTTCGCAGCCTTCGCTCTTCACCTTCACCTCCGGGTTCTCCTGCTCCTCGTCCTTCTTCAGCTTCAAGGCCTGCGTCTCGGCCGCGGCCTGGCTGCCAGGGTTCAAGGGCCCCGGGCTTGCCTGGGGGTAGCCAGGGGAATAGTAGGTTTCAAAGCCTTGGTAGTAAGGAGACTCTTTGCTCTGGGGTTGTGGGGGGAAAAGAGCTTTTTTGGCGCCTTCCTTGACCAGCTGCTCCGGATCCTTCGCCTTCACGCTCTCCAGTTtgccctccccatcctccccggCGTCAGAGATGTCTGAGTAGGCCGGGCTGTTGGTCTTCACCGAGCTCGCCTCTGCCCCGTTCTGGGTGACGACGTGCAGCGGGGTCATGGGTTGGGCTGGGTTGGTGTTCTCCAGCCTGCTGGCACCACCGATGGAGGGGCTCGGGGCATTGTCGGTGAAGCTGTAGATTTTATCCGCCTCGGCCTTGATGCTGGCGAGCCGGCTCTGGTGGGGGTCGGACGAGCCGTTCAGCAGCCCCTCGCCTTTCGTCCCCAGGTCACTGGATTCTCCCCGGAAAGGGCTCTTGCCTTCCTCCGCTCTGCAGGCTTTGCCGGGAGTCAGAGGGTTTTCCACCTCCTTGGgctccttctttttcttatctttcttcttcttctccttggaAGGAGTGAGAGCAGGGTTGACTGTGAAGGGCTCTCCCATCACCGTAGGCTTGGGCTGGATGGGTTTGAGCTGCGGGCTGTTGGGCATGGTCTGGACCACGGTGGTGGCGAGGCCCGTGGAGGAACCGGGGGTGGCTGTGGTGAGGGTGGCTGTCTGGAAGGTGTAAATCGGCTGCGGGGGGATGGCTGGCGCAATGGGTCTGGCGGACTTCAAGCTTTTGGAAGGGATCTTCTCTGGCTTAGCACCAGATGCCTTCTTTGACTTGTCCTTATCAACACACCGTTTCTCCAGCGAGTCAAAGCCGTCATTACTCGTCTCATCGGCCACCGAGGGACCATCCTCAGAGCCATCGTTGGACAGGGCACCCGGGTCGGTGTCTCCTTCCCCACCCAGCTTCTTCTTGCAGGGGACCTTGGCGCTGAACTTGCTGGACGGGGAGGGACTGTGGGGCTCCATCAAGCGCACCTTGGGGGTGGCCGAGCGAGCCGGCGAGAGCGAGCCCTTCTGAGAGACGGCGGCGCCGTTGCAGCTCGCAATGTCCGCGTGCAGGGAGGGTTCCTCGCCGTACTCGCTGTCCACGTCCGCCTCCAGCTTGCTGTCGTCGTCCGTGTGCGCGTGGGCCTGGTGGTACTTCAGCCCGTTGATGTGCTTGTACTTCTTGTTACAGTTCGGGTGGGGACAGTCGATGAGGATGGGAGAAGGGCAGTTGCGGTCGAGGACAGCCGGTTCCACCTTGACCGCGGCGGGTGGCACGGCTGCCGAGCCCATCGAGTTCGTGCGGATGCGTTTGCTGCCCTTGGAGTCCTCCGAGCTGGAGTTCAGCTCCATGTCGGAGAGGGGTTTGCTCTTCCGCTTGGTGACGGAGGAGGGACTGGCCTTCACGTCCTCCGCCGTGCCGCCGGGCGGCGTGCGGTGGTCCGAGGAGTTCTGGCTTCCCCGGCGCCCTTTGCTGTTGGCTCCCGCCCGGgtcttgctgctgttgctggtcCCTTTGCTGTCCGAGGCGGCGGCGGTCTCGTTGACCGGCGTGTTGCTGTTGGGGCGCATGCGTTTGCCCCTGCCCCGGCCGTTGCGCATCTCCAGGTCGCTGGTGGGAGAGTCGCAGAACCTGCCGGGAGGAGGACAAGGAGGTTTTAATGGAGAGATggccgtgccccgctgcacgGTGGGgacccccttcctcccctcgcCATCGGTCCTGCAGGCTGGTCCCCCCGCACCGCTCCAGCGCAGAGCAGCCCGAGAGGTCCACTGGCAAATGCTCAACCATCTCCGGTCTCAGGGAGAAAAGAGCCTGCGACCGCAAAGAGCCACCTCGGTTGGGCAAGGAGGAGATGCCAAGCCccaggggcagccccacggGCAGAGGGCAGAGCGTACCGGGGGCCACGGGGGCCGTACGTGGCCGGGTTTGCCCTCCGCGCCTGGGCGAAGGGGGCTGCCGGACCCCACCAGCTGCTTACCGGGGAGGCGCCCAGTCGTGCTGCGTGCAGTCAAGCAGCGTCCCCACGTACGTCTTGTTCCTCCACGTGACGTTGACCACCAGCATACCTGTAAGGCGAGGGGAGAGGGTCAGACGGGGCCAGGCGTGACCCCACGGTGTCTCGCCCCTCCCTGGGCATCGGGGCAAAGGGGGATCTACCCCTTGAGAtaggcaggaggaagagctcAGCTTTAGGGCCGGAGAGAGGCAGACAAGGGGTCTTGGGCTGTCGGGAGAGGTGAGACCCCGGGCTCTGGGCTGGAGGGGCACCAAGATGGGAGCTGGAGACCCCCCGGCTCATCCTCTCTCTTGACGCGGCTTTGGCCAGCGTCCACCCGACCTCTCCTCGAGCCGCTCGGCGTTCTTCCCTGTTTTCACGGGGATGCTAAAACCAGCGACCCCAAAGGGCTGCAGATCCACgttgggagggggggggggctgctgaTCCACGTTGGCTCCATGTGCGCGCGGgtagggaaaggaagggaaggcgATCTCTGGGGGGCGAGGGCTCACGCAGACAGGGGAGATGCAGACAGCCCCCAACAAGGCTGTGGACCCCAGCGCAGAGCTGCGGACCCCCCCGGCAGGGCTATGACCCCCCATGTGCCACTGTGAACCCCGCGGCTCTCTGGAAAAGGCTGTTATTGCCACTAGATGGCAAGCTGAGCCCAGCATCCTGCACAGGCGACCACCCCGGCAGGAAAACCCAACCTTGGGAGGGGGGAAACGACCCTTGTCCCCCCTCTTCCCTTTGCTCCCGCACCCCCGGGACACCCATCAGCCCCGTATCTCTGCCTGGAGAACCATCCATGGGGCCGCATCTCCTCCCATCACGGAGCAAAGGCATCGGGCATTCGGAAAACCTGGTGGTTTCAGCTTTTTCACGCCAATTCAAGAAGAGAAGCAGCCCGGCTCCCACCCACGCCGAGGACGCGG
Coding sequences:
- the ZNF609 gene encoding zinc finger protein 609, giving the protein MSLSSGASGGKGIDANPVETYDSGDEWDIGVGNLIIDLDADLEKDQQKLEMSGSKEVGLPAPNAVATLPDNIKFVSPVPGPQGKEGKSKSKRSKSGKDSGKPTPGTSLFTPSEGAGGKKEAQGRSGDGANSGGLVPAVAPKGSEKSAKASRSVAGSKKEKEGGSSKSKKERSEGAGAAAEKEPGVLQPLALAVRVGQYDGGQGTEPAAAEQLGSIAIDTGAALNPLGVKSELEDGESECRQLKKVKSEKMESPVSTPAVLPLHLLVPVVNNDISSPCEQIMVRTRSVGVNTCDVALATEPECLGPCEPGTSVNLEGIVWQETEDGMLVVNVTWRNKTYVGTLLDCTQHDWAPPRFCDSPTSDLEMRNGRGRGKRMRPNSNTPVNETAAASDSKGTSNSSKTRAGANSKGRRGSQNSSDHRTPPGGTAEDVKASPSSVTKRKSKPLSDMELNSSSEDSKGSKRIRTNSMGSAAVPPAAVKVEPAVLDRNCPSPILIDCPHPNCNKKYKHINGLKYHQAHAHTDDDSKLEADVDSEYGEEPSLHADIASCNGAAVSQKGSLSPARSATPKVRLMEPHSPSPSSKFSAKVPCKKKLGGEGDTDPGALSNDGSEDGPSVADETSNDGFDSLEKRCVDKDKSKKASGAKPEKIPSKSLKSARPIAPAIPPQPIYTFQTATLTTATPGSSTGLATTVVQTMPNSPQLKPIQPKPTVMGEPFTVNPALTPSKEKKKKDKKKKEPKEVENPLTPGKACRAEEGKSPFRGESSDLGTKGEGLLNGSSDPHQSRLASIKAEADKIYSFTDNAPSPSIGGASRLENTNPAQPMTPLHVVTQNGAEASSVKTNSPAYSDISDAGEDGEGKLESVKAKDPEQLVKEGAKKALFPPQPQSKESPYYQGFETYYSPGYPQASPGPLNPGSQAAAETQALKLKKDEEQENPEVKVKSEGCEEKKTELGGSSQQPSVIQQRPNMYMQSLYYNQYAYVPPYGYNEQGYHAHLLSTNPAYRQQYEEQQKQRQSLEQQQQRGLEKKAELGLKEREAALKEEWKQKPPMPPTLTKAPSLTDLVKSGLSKAKEQGGPDMAKSVIIPKLEDSSKLSGSQVAEGLKVKMSEASHLGKETTETKAGSECGRQAEVDPVLWYRQEAEPRMWTYVYPAKYSDIKTEDERWKEERDRKLKEERNRSKEATSKEDGKESTSSECKLTPTEEARMVGKDPRPSVHVPVSSPLTQHQSYIPYMHGYSYSQSYDPNHPSYRAMPTVMMQNYPGSYLPSSYSFSPYGSKASGSDDSDKSRASPSVSCKSSSESKALDILQQHASHYKSKSPTISEKTSQERDRSGCGVVGGSGSCSSVGGAGGAERSTDRPRTSPSQRLLSTHHHHHHLGYSLLPAQYNLPYATGLSSTAIVASQQGSAPSLYPPPRR